From one Trichocoleus desertorum ATA4-8-CV12 genomic stretch:
- the acsF gene encoding magnesium-protoporphyrin IX monomethyl ester (oxidative) cyclase codes for MVDSLKKPGFEEQKPGIKVPAKETILTPRFYTTDFDEMAKMDISPNEDELRAILEEFRADYNRHHFVRDAEFEQSWDHIDGETRQLFIEFLERSCTAEFSGFLLYKELARKLKDKNPLLAECFSLMSRDEARHAGFLNKAMTDFNMSLDLGFLTKSRSYTFFKPKFIFYATYLSEKIGYWRYITIFRHLESHPENRIYPIFRFFDNWCQDENRHGDFFDAIMKAQPQFLNDWKAKLWSRFFLLSVFATMYLNDLQRSGFYASLGLNARDYDLHVINKTNETAGRVFPVILDVENPKFVARMDKAAAAFLKLNKIIESNQPKAVKFFQKLPLIGAIAWQMLRLYLMKPIDMVALEGTVR; via the coding sequence ATGGTAGATTCCCTCAAGAAACCTGGTTTTGAAGAACAGAAGCCAGGAATCAAAGTCCCCGCGAAGGAAACCATCCTCACTCCTCGGTTCTATACCACCGACTTCGATGAGATGGCAAAGATGGACATCTCTCCCAACGAGGACGAGTTGAGAGCCATCCTGGAAGAATTTCGGGCTGACTACAATCGCCACCATTTTGTGCGGGATGCTGAGTTTGAGCAATCTTGGGATCACATTGATGGCGAAACCCGTCAGCTATTCATCGAGTTTCTAGAGCGCTCTTGCACCGCTGAGTTCTCTGGCTTCCTGCTCTACAAAGAACTAGCTCGCAAGCTGAAAGACAAGAACCCCTTGTTGGCAGAGTGCTTCTCGCTGATGTCACGAGATGAGGCGCGTCACGCTGGTTTCCTCAACAAGGCGATGACCGACTTCAACATGTCGCTCGACTTGGGTTTCTTGACCAAGAGCCGCAGCTACACCTTCTTTAAGCCAAAGTTTATCTTCTACGCGACTTACCTCTCTGAAAAGATTGGCTACTGGCGGTACATCACGATTTTCCGTCACCTAGAGTCGCACCCTGAGAATCGCATCTACCCGATTTTCCGATTCTTTGATAACTGGTGCCAAGATGAGAACCGTCATGGTGACTTTTTTGATGCCATCATGAAGGCTCAGCCCCAGTTCCTTAACGATTGGAAAGCAAAACTCTGGAGTCGCTTCTTCCTGCTCTCCGTGTTTGCCACCATGTACCTCAACGACCTTCAGCGCTCTGGCTTCTACGCTTCTCTGGGCCTGAATGCGCGGGACTACGATCTGCATGTGATCAACAAGACCAACGAAACTGCGGGTCGCGTTTTCCCCGTGATTCTGGATGTAGAAAATCCTAAATTCGTGGCTCGGATGGATAAGGCGGCTGCGGCTTTTCTGAAGCTGAACAAGATCATTGAGTCTAACCAGCCCAAAGCCGTGAAGTTCTTCCAGAAGCTACCCCTAATCGGTGCGATCGCTTGGCAAATGCTGCGGTTGTACCTGATGAAGCCGATTGATATGGTGGCTCTAGAAGGCACTGTACGTTAA
- a CDS encoding GNAT family N-acetyltransferase, producing MLKEILYVLPEVRRQGVGRQLVQLAIDRAAAKGFRSIGLNTNERNIGAIALYQKLGLQAERSLWQDGRQLWLEKVL from the coding sequence ATGCTCAAGGAAATCCTCTATGTGCTTCCGGAGGTACGGCGACAAGGAGTAGGGCGACAACTGGTTCAATTGGCTATTGATAGAGCTGCTGCCAAAGGATTTCGTTCAATTGGCCTCAATACCAATGAACGAAATATAGGAGCGATCGCCCTTTACCAAAAATTAGGATTACAAGCTGAGCGATCGCTGTGGCAAGACGGACGGCAACTCTGGCTAGAGAAAGTTTTATAG
- a CDS encoding Uma2 family endonuclease, producing MSSVAVKVPPQLKVTEEQFTQLSQANPDLRMERTAQGELIVMAPTGSESGHYNAELTTDFTLWNRQTRLGKVFDSSTGFKLPNGATRAPDTAWVKQERWDALTPEQRKGFAPLCPDFILELASETDDLETLQAKMQEYIENGCQLAWLISPKTRQVEIYRPNQLVEVLQAPATLSGEAVLPGFILDLQTIFWQQI from the coding sequence ATGAGCAGCGTTGCAGTTAAGGTGCCTCCACAACTCAAGGTTACAGAAGAGCAGTTCACACAGCTAAGCCAAGCAAATCCTGACTTGAGAATGGAACGAACGGCGCAAGGGGAACTGATTGTGATGGCACCTACGGGGAGTGAAAGCGGTCACTACAATGCTGAATTAACCACAGATTTCACACTTTGGAATCGTCAAACTCGGCTGGGTAAAGTCTTTGATTCGTCAACAGGATTCAAGCTGCCGAATGGAGCGACTCGTGCGCCTGACACTGCTTGGGTGAAGCAAGAGCGCTGGGATGCACTTACGCCAGAGCAACGTAAAGGTTTTGCGCCATTGTGTCCTGACTTTATCCTAGAGTTAGCTTCTGAGACTGATGATTTAGAAACGCTGCAAGCCAAAATGCAGGAATACATCGAGAATGGTTGTCAGTTGGCATGGCTGATCAGCCCCAAAACTCGTCAAGTAGAAATTTACCGCCCAAATCAACTCGTTGAAGTTCTCCAGGCTCCCGCCACTTTATCTGGGGAAGCAGTACTTCCTGGCTTTATCTTGGATTTACAGACAATCTTTTGGCAACAGATTTGA
- a CDS encoding CPBP family intramembrane metalloprotease: MTALICVPLGLQTGFLRFTVPRLSALKMTGVLVACFLFPALAEELCFRAMPLAHASEPSAFNIQILWGVLSLFAYVLYHPLNGATLYRCSLPTMTHPVFLFSTGILGVACSISYWQSGSIWTAVAIHWTVVVAWLLLLGGYARLKFPQDGVENS, encoded by the coding sequence ATGACTGCGCTCATTTGTGTGCCGTTAGGATTGCAAACAGGCTTTTTACGGTTCACTGTTCCTCGTTTGTCTGCGCTCAAAATGACTGGTGTATTAGTCGCCTGTTTTTTGTTTCCGGCGTTAGCAGAGGAATTGTGCTTCCGTGCCATGCCCTTAGCCCATGCTAGTGAGCCATCGGCATTCAACATACAGATACTTTGGGGAGTGCTCAGTTTATTCGCTTATGTGTTGTACCACCCTTTAAATGGGGCCACGCTGTACCGCTGTAGCTTGCCCACAATGACCCATCCTGTTTTCCTGTTCTCAACTGGGATTTTGGGAGTTGCCTGTTCTATCTCCTATTGGCAATCAGGCTCTATTTGGACTGCTGTAGCCATTCACTGGACAGTTGTAGTCGCTTGGTTACTCTTGCTAGGCGGATATGCAAGATTGAAATTTCCGCAAGATGGAGTTGAGAACTCGTGA